The genomic segment GGAAATATTTCCGGATGATCCGTTGGCCTTGCATTATCAAAAAGTTATACAAGAGGCAATATACAACCTTTGATCAATTCATCATGTACGCTCTGGGTATCTATCTTGGTTTGAAATAAATATATTCTAGTAGACAGAACTGTCATTATTAATAGTCTTTAACTATATATTATAGCACATATTATGGCAGCTTGTCTAGTATCGCTTCGATTGTGTCAATACTACTGTCTGGGGTTGAAGCACCGGCGGCAAGTCCGATAGTATGATAGCAGCAAATCTCCGATGGAATATCTGCGGCGGTTTCGGCAAGCCATGCCGGTTTACCGCTATCGACGGCAGTTTGTAAGAGACGGCGCGTATTAGCGGAATTACTGCCGCCGATAACGAGTATTGCATCCACTTCCTTAACAAGCTCAAGTAGCGCTTCCTGCCGTTCGTCGGTTGCGGAGCAAATAGTTTCCAGAACGGTAAGATGAGCGATCTTCTTATGAAGTATATCGGCTATTGCGCGGTATTCATCCCGTTTAATCGTTGTCTGAGCAATAAGAACGGTAGGAGCGCCGTCGTCCTGCAGAGTTTCCGCCTCGGCTGCCGTTTGAACGGTAATGCATTTACCGTTTGGAACTGACAACACATATCCTCTAATTCCAATCAATTCTCCGTGATTTTTATCGCCGGCAAGAATAACCGTATACCCTTTTTGTGAATATTGCGCTGCTTTGAATTGGCTTGCAATAACCTTTGGGCAAGTAGCATCGATGATGATAGCGCCGCAGTCTATAAGCTCTTGCCGTTTTTGAGGGGAAATACCGTGCGCCCGAATAATGATCGGCGATTGGGGTATTATCTGCGGTTTTAGCTCTTCATCGGGGTTTACGATATGCACCCCTTTTGCTTCTAAAAGCCGCATCGTTACCGGATTATGGATGAGCGGGCCGTAAGTATAAACGGTTTTATCGGGATAATCGGCAAGCGCACGATATACGGCATCCACCGCCCGCCGTACTCCCATGCAGTAACCGAGTACCTGTGCACGCTTTACGATATGCTGCCGTTGCTGCCCTTCAGAACGGCTCTTTTGTAAATGGCTACCTTGAGGAGCTATATCCCTGTTTTCTTCCATATCGGAAACAGTCGCACTAAAAGGTGCGGTATTCGACTTCGGTATATCGGCTGATTTCATGTTAATTAAAATCTTTGACGATTTCCGTTACAGCGGCAATAAGCTGTTCCAAATCACTCTTTTCCGTGCTATGCCCGATGGAAATGCGTATTGCATTTTGTGCAATTTCAGGGCTAACGGAAAGTGCCGCAAGTATCGGCCGATTTTTTTTCTTTGAAGAGCAAGCCGATCCGGCTGAAACAAAGATGCCGCGATCCGATAGGCATCGGGTCATAATTTCTGCCGGAACATTTTTAAAGCTTACTTGTATAATCCACGGAGAAAATGCACGGGGAGATGCTTCAGCTAAAGCCGGTGCTTCAGCCATGTCTGCCGATATTCTTGCGGTAGGGATAACCGAACATTCAGGGAGCCGATGCAAGGCTTCGATGAGAAAGCGCGATAACTCCCCTGCTCGCTCGAATTTTTGCTCAAAATCCGTGTATGTTTTTTCGAGACAGCGGGCAAGCGCACACGCCCCTGCAAGATTTTCCGTTCCGGGCCGAATATTATGCTCTTGTGAACCGCCGCGGATTCCTGAGCTAAAGGGCTGTTTTAAATATAAAAGCCCGATACCGCGCGGTCCGCCGATTTTATGCGCGCTCATCGAAGCGGAGTCTACATCTGCAAGTCCGAGCTCCGCTATCGGTAATTTTCCAATCGATTGCACCATATCGGCGTGAAAATGAACGGGTCTTTTTCCGGCAGTGTGAGCCTTTAACGCCCGTGCAATCTCCCGCACCGGCTGAACGGAGCCGACCTCATTGTTCACCCCCATAATTGCAACCAGCATGGTATCCGCCCGCAGCGTATGCAGCACTGCATCGGGAGTAATGCAGCCGTTCTTATCGGAAGGGGCGGTTAAAACCGCCCAGCCGCAGTGCTCCAATACGGCGGCTTGTTCCCGTACCGACGGGTGTTCGATAGTACTGATAACAAGGCTGCCTGCCGACGGGCGGGTTAACAATGAAAGAAGTACAAGGCTGTTGGATTCCGAAGCGCCGGAGGTAAAATAGAGCGTTTCGGGAGAAACACCGAGCACTGCGGCGCAACGGCTGCGGGCATTCTCAAGCATAGCCCGCGCATCTTTTCCGAAACGGTGCTGTGCCGAAGGATTTGCAAATACTGCTGTTGCCTCCCGGTATGCAGCTTCGATCTCATCGGCGTAAGGAATTGCCGATGCAGCCCAATCCAAGTAGATCATATCAGTACCTCCCGTATTGTAGAAATTTCGACTTCGCGTATCTGCGTTTTGAGTATATTTTCTTGAAGGATAAGCCGAATCACCCCTCCCCGATTCTTTTTATCCTTCTTCATGCGTGCAATAATTTCATCAGCAAAAGAACAAGTCTTAACATGTCTACTAAAGTAGACAGGGTTAGTACACCATCCGTAACGGTTAAGAATGGTTGTAAAGGAATTTGCATAATCGTTATCGGTAAGCTGTAATCGGAGCCCTACAGCCAAGGCGCGGGACATACCCCATGCGACGGCATCGCCGTGTGATACGGAAAAGCGGGTTAAACTTTCAAGGGCATGAGCAAAGGTATGGCCGAAATTCAAGAAAGCGCGCTCCCCCTGCTCGGTAAAGTCCCGCTCGACCACCCGCGCCTTGGCCTCCGCAGCACGGCGTATCAATTGCGAAATACAAGCGCTATCTCGAGCGATGATTTCATCATAATGCGTTGAAAACATCCGGTAGAGTTCGGAATCATAGAGCGCGCCTGTTTTCAATATTTCGGCAAGACCAGAGCGGTATTCGTTTTCGGGCAAGGAGCAGAGTACCGGAAAACAGAGTATAATCGATGAGGCGGCAAAGAAGGTACCGATAAGGTTTTTATAACCGGAAAGGTTAACTGCCGTTTTGCCTCCGATACTTGCATCTGCCATTGCGAGCACGGTTGTCGGCACCAGAATACAGTGTACGCCGCGCATATAGAGCGAGGCAGCAAGAGCCGTTATGTCGCAAACCATGCCGCCGCCGAATGCGATAAAACAGGCTTGCCGGTCAAGTTCGTATTCGGCGGCTTTTTCGGCAATGAGAGCCAGATTGTTCAAATTTTTTGATTCATCTCCTGCCGGCAATACTACCAACGGCACTTTATCGGAAAAATTTTCAGCCTGCCGTAAGAGCGGAAGTGTATGCTCGTCGCATACATACAATGCGTCTACCCTGCCCTTTTCCTCCGGAAATTGCGGGAGCCGAACGGTATTCGAGTACCATACATAAGTACTTCCATGAGGCGTAGAAAATGAAAACGATTGCGGTAACTGTATCATCTCATCTGTTTTACTCGGTATGCGCGGCTGTTGAAGCTGCATTCCGCAAGTTTTTTCTGTTCTTTATTTTAAAAAAAAGCAGTTTTTCCGTTTCATAATTTGAGTTTAAATCGGTTCGCCAATAAAAAAACATCCGGACACCGCGTATCAGCTGTTCAACGGTTTCCGATCCTTTTTTACAAATACCGTAAACGGGAATAACAATAAACCCCGGTACCTCATTGGCTTCTATTGTAAACTGTATCTTTCCTTCGGGGTCTTCAAGCTGTATCCATGAAACTTTATTGAAGACATCGGTTGTAATACTGCGTTCTTTTTTTTGATTTTCTTCGCAATCATACAGCGATAAAGAGGGCGTAATGGAATCGGTTTCTTCCAAAGCGATGTCGATTTCGACAACAAAGTATGCTGAAAGGTTAAAAGGACTATCGTTTTTTAATATATATTGAACCTGTGCCCCATCGGAAAAAAATGTATATTGTTTCCGCAGTGAAACCGGCTGATCAATACTGGTATCAAATAAACCGGAGGTTGATAGCTTCAGCTCCGAGCGGATAGTATTCACCTCAGTTTCTTGATATATATTATCGGAAAATACGGATGTCAGAGCTTCGAGGTTACCTTCTTTGAGATGCTGCAATGCTGCTTCCGGCAAGAGGTAGTCGATAAACATGCCTGAATGCTCGAACGGCATATCGGAATAATTTTTATAAGCAGAAAACACATCGCATTCAAAAATCTTTCCGCCGTGATGGTGCACATACATATTTAATGATGAACGTTGGGATAAAACTTCTTTAAGGCCATCCATATCGATGTCATATCGGGTAAGACCTTCGGTAAATATTCCCGGAAGCCGCGTTTGTTTTTCGGCAACGAGCAGGTTTTTATAGGCAATACGGCGCAATTCGTTATGATATTCGGGAATACACGGTTCAAGTGCAAAAAGTTCGGCATTTTGAGCCTTCCACAGCTCCTGTAAGGCATATTTTTTGCGCGCCTTATCTCCTTTCACACCGTTTGCCAGCATATTGACATACATCATTTTGGAATAGATTTTGAAGGCAACCCGCTGCATCGTAACTGCCCGTTTTGTCGCATGACCCGTTGGGGCATCGCAAAGAATTGTATTCGGAGCAATATACATGGGCGGATGCGGCTGCCGATGCTTCATCAGTTCAGCCGTATGGGTGAGCCGTATGACCGAATCCGGCTGACTGCATATATCGATAAACGAGGAAAACCAATTTGTCCCGTCTTTGTTTTTTTCAAGACATTTTATATATGTTTTAACCGGTAGGAAAAGAAGATACATGATTTCTCCCGTAGAAGGAGCTGTTGCCGCTAATTTTTCGTAAAATTCCTGCGGTGTACGGGTTATAAAATCGGGATCATCGGGAATATAGGGAAATACGGTGATTGTTTTGCCTTTATCTTCAACAACGGCAGGAGAAAAACCGGTGTGTAAACCGTGTTGTTCGCTCATGTCTGTAGGGAATAAACGATAATCGAGGAGACAATACTCCATACCGCACCGGATAAACGGGGTAATTAATGACGGCGTCCATGCAGAAGCGGTTAAAAAAAGCCCCCGGGGACGCTTTCCGAAATGGGTGCGGATGGCAGAAGTCATCATTTCAATTTGCCCGATAACGTCGGAAGCAGGTAAAAGCGATAAATAAGGCTGGTAATACCCTCCGCTGAGGAGCTCGATCTGCTTACGGGAAAGCATGTTATTTAACAATATTGAATATGCCTGACGCTTTCCTTTCTGCCACTCTAAAAAGCTGCCTGCTGCGAAAATAGTTAAAGGCAGTTTTTCTTCCGCCTGAATACCGGAAAAAAAGGCTTTATACAGCGATGCATTGTCATTTTTATCAATCTGCTGCAAATAAGAGATAGAAAGCTGTACGCAAAAGCATAAATGCATATTTTTTTTGGGGGTATTCACAAATCATCCTTAGTAAAACAATATTCATTGTATACTATTTTTGCCGATTATGGAAGTACAAACCTTTTCATCTTATCCGACCTCCGTGCTGTCAATCCCCGTGCTTGCCAATTTTCAATGTTTAAGTATAGTATTAGAAAATATATTGAAGATCCCCTTTATACCGTACTGATTTCAGGAGTGCACTATTCAAATGGACACGAAAAATACGGAGCTTTTACAGGCTGGCTTAGCCGCATTGCACATTGAAGATAACCATGGAAAACTGCAGGATATGCTATCGCGCTATATCCGCGAACTTGAGACGTTTAATGCCGTATTTAATTTGATAAAAGTGCAAAACACTCAAGAGCTGATTATCAAACATATCCTCGACAGCCTTGCGCCATGGGAATTTTTAGCGGAGTGGATCGATACTCATCAAGCCGAAGGCCGCTGCACCATTGCGGATATCGGCTCCGGAGCGGGGCTGCCGGGAATCCCGCTTGCATGTTTGTTTTTACTCAAAGATCCGAGTATTGAATTTACATTGATAGAGCGGATGCACAAACGATGCGCTGTTTTGGAAAACATTCAAGCAATGCTGGAACTAACCAATACAGCCATTTTAGAATCCGAAGTGGAAAAAGCTTCTGCCAATTATTTCGATATTGCCGTATTCCGTGCATTTCGGCCGCTTGATCGGACTATGCTTGCTGTCTTGCAAAAAAGGATCCGCAGCGCCGGTATTTTAGCGGCGTATAAGGGAAAACGCACCGCGATTGAGGAAGAGATGCAGGCGCTCGGAGAGTATAAACCGCCTTATCAAGTGATACCGGTAAATACCCCTTTTTATGATGCGGAACGGAACCTTGTTATAATTCAATTGTCATCATGTCCGTATTGTTAACATTATTACATTCGATAAAAGGGTGCGGTTGTAGTAGTCTACGATAAAAAACAGTATAATGCAGCAATGAAAAAGCCCCGTACACACCGAGAAGAAAAACTCGATATTTTATATGAAGACACATCCCTTATTGTAATCAATAAACCGTCCGGTTTGCTTTCCGTTCCGTATCCGGGCAGTAGCGCCCGAACTGCCGCCGATATACTTGAACGCATTATGCGGAGCAAAGGAGCATACTCGAAACACCACAGACCTTTTGCCGTACACCGGCTTGACCGCGACACTTCAGGCGTTATGCTGTTTGCCTTAAACGAACGCACAAAGGATGAATTCATGCGCTCATGGCACACACTTGTTACCGAGCGTATATACCGTGCGGTTGCCGAAAACCCGGCAGAAGGCGGGCTTGCCGATTCAGGCATTATCGACGCACCGCTTGCGTACAATGCCTACAACAGAGCCTTTGTGCCAACTGCCGAAAAACACGCGCACTTCGATACGGTCGCCGCGCGGACACGGTATAAGATAATCGAACGGGGGGCAGCTTATACGCTTTTTGAACTTTCGCTGGATACCGGTAAAAAAAATCAAATACGTGCACACCTCGCCGCAAACGGCTACCCGATAGCGGGAGACCCAATCGGGCATGCGCGTACCGACCCGTTCGGACGCCTTGCCCTCCATGCGCGTTCACTGGCATTTACCCATCCGGTTACACGGAAAGTCATGCGCTTTGAAGTCCCCGAACCGGAAGCATGGCTCGCATATATCCGTTTCAACCGGCGCTGAGTCGCATTGCATATTGAAATTTCTCCCCATTTTATGGCATACTACGCTCCGCCGCTATGAGGAGGAGTGTATGGAGTTTATACATCAAGAAAATAGAATTTATGCGGAAAATGATGCCGGAAAAGTTATTGCCGAAGTTACCTTTCCGCCGGAAAACAGCTCGACGGTCTGCCTCGATCATACCTTTGTCGACAATTCGCTGAGGGGGCAAGGGGTCGCCGGAAAACTCGTTAAAGAAGTCGTAGACTACGCCCAAAAGAACGGAAAGAAAATCCGACCTCAATGCTCGTATGCAGCCGATTGGTTCGATAAACATTCGGAATACGCCGATTTACTTGCACACTAATCAACCGACATCCTCTAAAAGCCGGACGAGTTTTTAGAAGATCTTCAATCGGTTATCCTTATCCCTCGCAAAGAGGAGGCGTTTGAGCCCTTATGAATGTTTTAGCTGAAAAATTTAAAGAAGTTATTTTTTCAGTTTTACCCATCGCCGTGTTAATTTGTATTTTGAACTTCCTCTTTGTGCGGGTTGATTATACTTTTTTTATCCAGTTCGTAATCGGCGTTGTTTTTATCTGTCTCGGACTTACGATATTTTTATTCGGCATAGACATCGGTATTACGCCGATCGGCGATGTGATGGGACAGTTCATCACCGCAAAAAATAAAATCTCGATAGTGATTATCGGAGCGCTGATACTCGGCTTTTTTATTTCGATTGCCGAACCCGATCTGCAAATCCTCGGCGCTCAAGTTATGCAAGTGACCAAGGGCGCAATTCCGCAAACGACGCTGATTGTCATCGTTTCAGTCGGAGTCGCGGTCTTTCTTGCCGTCGGGTTATTAACGATTGTCTATCATATTCCACAGCACAAGGTTTTTACCGTTTCTTACGGCTTGATACTACTCTGTTCGATTTTTTCGGTACGGGAAGGCATATCGATTGCCTTCGATTCTTCGGGCGCGACAACCGGCGCTATTACGGTACCCTTTGTACTTGCCATCGCCGCGGGTGTTTCCCGCATGAAGAAAAATTCCATCGCATCGGAAACCGATTCTTTCGGACTTGTCGGAATGGTGTCGGCAGGGGCAATCTTGAGCGTACTCGCAATCACCTTGATACGGCATCTACCGGCCTTTGACGAAGATTTCAGTATTTCGGAACCTGCAGCCGGTACATCGATTTTTACCGTCATATTCGACGCGCTTAGCCATGCGGCTTCGGAATCCGCCTTGTCGCTCTTACCGATTGCGGTTATCTTTTTACTCACCGATGTATTTTCTTTAAGGCTGAAAAAAAATACCTTGAGCGGAATTATTAAAGGCGTTGTGATTACTTTTGTCGGCCTCATGCTCTTTTTAGCGGGAGTAAAAACGGGATTTTTAGACCTCGGCTTTCTTATCGGGCATAAAATTGGAGAGATCGCCAATCAGCCGCTCATTTTGATTATCGGCGCCTTTATCGGGTGTGTGGTAATCCTTGCGGAACCGGCGGTGTATGTTTTAACCAAACAGATTGAAACCGTAAGCGCGGGCTATATTCCGAGAAAATTGGTGCTTATTTTCCTTGCGCTCGGTGTGAGTATTGCAACATTTCTTTCGATGCTGCGGATTGTCATTCCCGCATTTCAGTTATGGCATATCCTATTGCCGGGCTATATGATCGCCCTTGTGCTTTCGTGGATTGTACCGGAGCTTTTTGTCGGTATGGCATTCGATGCGGGAGGGGTTGCATCCGGTCCGATGACGGCGACCTTTGTACTCTCCTTTGCCCAAGGATTGGCGGCGGCAACACCGGGTGCAAACGTCCTTATCGACGGATTCGGTATTATCGCAGCGGTTGCGTTGGCGCCTGTCATCTCGCTACAAGTGCTGGGGCTTATTTTTTATTTAAAACAGAGAAAGAGGAATCTCTAAACATTGATCAGATTTTAGAGGGGCTTAAAGAAGGAAAGAGAACATGACCGCTTTTTCATTATTAACCATCTTAGTGCCGCATGGACAGGCGCGGAAAATTATTCACGAAGGCAGGGAACTCGGCCTTATCGGTGCCACCACACTGCTTGCCCAAGGCACGGTAAAGAGTAAGCTGCTCGATTTTCTCGGCATCAATCAAATCCAAAAAGAATTGATTTTGACTATGGGAGAACATCGCAAACTGACCGCGATTATGGAAGAACTGAACCGGCGGCATAAGGTAACCAGAAAAAATTTCGGCATTGCGTTTATCATTCCGATTACCTATTCGAACAAACATACAAACGGAGCAATGCTGCCGGAAACGCAAAAGGAGATACAAGCTATGAAGTCGGCGATTTTTACGATTGTAGATAGAGGAAGAGCTAATGATGTTGTTGACGCTACTATAGAAGCGGGTGCACGCGGCGGCACCATTCTCCACGCCCGCGGTTCGGGAGCAAATCAAACAAAACTGATTTTCGACATTGAAATTGAACCCGAAAAAGAAATTGTCTTAACGATTGTCGACCCTGAACAGGTTGAAACCGTCGTTGCCGCCATCCGCAGCCACAGCGATATTGAAAAGGACGGCCACGGCATCTTATTCGTGCTCCCCATCACCGAAGCCTACGGAATAAAATAAAAACAGTTATTTCATATTTATCAATGTCTAGATATTATGATAAAATTATGATATTATCCTGATAACGGAGGTTCGTATGATGCAAATTAGACCTGTTTCAGATCTGCGTAATAAATTTTCAGAAATAGAAAATATAGTTTCAGCAAACAGAAGTCCCGTATTCCTTACAAAAAATGGTTATGGCTCTATGGTTGTGATGAGTCTTGATTTGTACGAAAGCCTTACACATACTATTGAAAGCCAACTTAATGAAGCGGATACTCAAGCGGCATCAACAAATGCTCGTCTTTCGCATAAAGAAGTTTTTTCTCATATCCGTTCTCAAATAAAGATAAGCTGATTGATGGGCAAATATACTTTACGCTACCTTCCTCTAGCCAAGCAGGATTTGAGCGAAATTGTGAATTATATTCAGAATAATTTGGAAAATCCGATTGCAGCAGAAAATACTCTTTCAAAAATTGAAGCAGCTATTCTTGAACGGCTTGAATCTCCTGAATCTTTTGCCGTATGGCAATCAAAAAAACAACGCCCATATCCGTATAGAAAGATTAATGTAGGCAATTATACGGTTTGGTATGTGGTAATTGATCATATAATGGAAGTGAGACGAATTTTATATTCACGGCGGGATGAAGAGACTTTGATTTAAAAATAGCGACTTTACACCGATTGAGGAATGAAATGGACAAGGAACTAATTGATTTTTTAATAAAAGCTAAACAGAAAACATATATGAATGTTATTTCCATGGTGGGCTGATAAAGTAGAAACGGTCAACCTGAATTTATACCACACCTCCCATGGCTTCTACGCTGTCGATAATGCCGCCGCCGAGTACCCTACTCCCGCGGTAAAATACGGCGGCTTGCCCCCGTGCGACGGCGCGTTCCGGCTCGGTAAATACGATGCGCACGCGGTTGTCTCCGATCGGCTCGATACGGGCTTTTTTCAGCTGCTGCCGATACCGCGTCTTTACCTCCGCATAAAAAGGTTCGTTAGGTATTTTGGCGATCCAATTTACATCCCGTACAAAACAGGCGGCGGCGAAAAGCCCATTCTCCGGAGCGACCGTAACCGTATTATGCTCTGCAGATTTTTCCACCACATAGATAGGATAGCCGAACGGTAAGGCAAGTCCCCGCCGCTGCCCGATGGTATAACGGTGCAAGCCGCGGTGAGTTCCTACCTTGATGCCGTTCATATCGATAAAATCGCCTTGGGGAAAAGCATCGGGTGCAAAGGCCTCGATCACCGCCGTGTAGTCGCCGTCCGGCACAAAACAAATATCCTGACTATCGCTCTTATGCGCATTGACCA from the Treponema vincentii F0403 genome contains:
- the ispH gene encoding 4-hydroxy-3-methylbut-2-enyl diphosphate reductase, which gives rise to MKSADIPKSNTAPFSATVSDMEENRDIAPQGSHLQKSRSEGQQRQHIVKRAQVLGYCMGVRRAVDAVYRALADYPDKTVYTYGPLIHNPVTMRLLEAKGVHIVNPDEELKPQIIPQSPIIIRAHGISPQKRQELIDCGAIIIDATCPKVIASQFKAAQYSQKGYTVILAGDKNHGELIGIRGYVLSVPNGKCITVQTAAEAETLQDDGAPTVLIAQTTIKRDEYRAIADILHKKIAHLTVLETICSATDERQEALLELVKEVDAILVIGGSNSANTRRLLQTAVDSGKPAWLAETAADIPSEICCYHTIGLAAGASTPDSSIDTIEAILDKLP
- a CDS encoding cysteine desulfurase family protein → MIYLDWAASAIPYADEIEAAYREATAVFANPSAQHRFGKDARAMLENARSRCAAVLGVSPETLYFTSGASESNSLVLLSLLTRPSAGSLVISTIEHPSVREQAAVLEHCGWAVLTAPSDKNGCITPDAVLHTLRADTMLVAIMGVNNEVGSVQPVREIARALKAHTAGKRPVHFHADMVQSIGKLPIAELGLADVDSASMSAHKIGGPRGIGLLYLKQPFSSGIRGGSQEHNIRPGTENLAGACALARCLEKTYTDFEQKFERAGELSRFLIEALHRLPECSVIPTARISADMAEAPALAEASPRAFSPWIIQVSFKNVPAEIMTRCLSDRGIFVSAGSACSSKKKNRPILAALSVSPEIAQNAIRISIGHSTEKSDLEQLIAAVTEIVKDFN
- a CDS encoding 3-dehydroquinate synthase, encoding MIQLPQSFSFSTPHGSTYVWYSNTVRLPQFPEEKGRVDALYVCDEHTLPLLRQAENFSDKVPLVVLPAGDESKNLNNLALIAEKAAEYELDRQACFIAFGGGMVCDITALAASLYMRGVHCILVPTTVLAMADASIGGKTAVNLSGYKNLIGTFFAASSIILCFPVLCSLPENEYRSGLAEILKTGALYDSELYRMFSTHYDEIIARDSACISQLIRRAAEAKARVVERDFTEQGERAFLNFGHTFAHALESLTRFSVSHGDAVAWGMSRALAVGLRLQLTDNDYANSFTTILNRYGWCTNPVYFSRHVKTCSFADEIIARMKKDKKNRGGVIRLILQENILKTQIREVEISTIREVLI
- a CDS encoding alpha-amylase/4-alpha-glucanotransferase domain-containing protein gives rise to the protein MNTPKKNMHLCFCVQLSISYLQQIDKNDNASLYKAFFSGIQAEEKLPLTIFAAGSFLEWQKGKRQAYSILLNNMLSRKQIELLSGGYYQPYLSLLPASDVIGQIEMMTSAIRTHFGKRPRGLFLTASAWTPSLITPFIRCGMEYCLLDYRLFPTDMSEQHGLHTGFSPAVVEDKGKTITVFPYIPDDPDFITRTPQEFYEKLAATAPSTGEIMYLLFLPVKTYIKCLEKNKDGTNWFSSFIDICSQPDSVIRLTHTAELMKHRQPHPPMYIAPNTILCDAPTGHATKRAVTMQRVAFKIYSKMMYVNMLANGVKGDKARKKYALQELWKAQNAELFALEPCIPEYHNELRRIAYKNLLVAEKQTRLPGIFTEGLTRYDIDMDGLKEVLSQRSSLNMYVHHHGGKIFECDVFSAYKNYSDMPFEHSGMFIDYLLPEAALQHLKEGNLEALTSVFSDNIYQETEVNTIRSELKLSTSGLFDTSIDQPVSLRKQYTFFSDGAQVQYILKNDSPFNLSAYFVVEIDIALEETDSITPSLSLYDCEENQKKERSITTDVFNKVSWIQLEDPEGKIQFTIEANEVPGFIVIPVYGICKKGSETVEQLIRGVRMFFYWRTDLNSNYETEKLLFFKIKNRKNLRNAASTAAHTE
- the rsmG gene encoding 16S rRNA (guanine(527)-N(7))-methyltransferase RsmG; its protein translation is MDTKNTELLQAGLAALHIEDNHGKLQDMLSRYIRELETFNAVFNLIKVQNTQELIIKHILDSLAPWEFLAEWIDTHQAEGRCTIADIGSGAGLPGIPLACLFLLKDPSIEFTLIERMHKRCAVLENIQAMLELTNTAILESEVEKASANYFDIAVFRAFRPLDRTMLAVLQKRIRSAGILAAYKGKRTAIEEEMQALGEYKPPYQVIPVNTPFYDAERNLVIIQLSSCPYC
- a CDS encoding RluA family pseudouridine synthase, with amino-acid sequence MKKPRTHREEKLDILYEDTSLIVINKPSGLLSVPYPGSSARTAADILERIMRSKGAYSKHHRPFAVHRLDRDTSGVMLFALNERTKDEFMRSWHTLVTERIYRAVAENPAEGGLADSGIIDAPLAYNAYNRAFVPTAEKHAHFDTVAARTRYKIIERGAAYTLFELSLDTGKKNQIRAHLAANGYPIAGDPIGHARTDPFGRLALHARSLAFTHPVTRKVMRFEVPEPEAWLAYIRFNRR
- a CDS encoding GNAT family N-acetyltransferase, which translates into the protein MRVHWHLPIRLHGKSCALKSPNRKHGSHISVSTGAESHCILKFLPILWHTTLRRYEEECMEFIHQENRIYAENDAGKVIAEVTFPPENSSTVCLDHTFVDNSLRGQGVAGKLVKEVVDYAQKNGKKIRPQCSYAADWFDKHSEYADLLAH
- a CDS encoding DUF1538 domain-containing protein translates to MNVLAEKFKEVIFSVLPIAVLICILNFLFVRVDYTFFIQFVIGVVFICLGLTIFLFGIDIGITPIGDVMGQFITAKNKISIVIIGALILGFFISIAEPDLQILGAQVMQVTKGAIPQTTLIVIVSVGVAVFLAVGLLTIVYHIPQHKVFTVSYGLILLCSIFSVREGISIAFDSSGATTGAITVPFVLAIAAGVSRMKKNSIASETDSFGLVGMVSAGAILSVLAITLIRHLPAFDEDFSISEPAAGTSIFTVIFDALSHAASESALSLLPIAVIFLLTDVFSLRLKKNTLSGIIKGVVITFVGLMLFLAGVKTGFLDLGFLIGHKIGEIANQPLILIIGAFIGCVVILAEPAVYVLTKQIETVSAGYIPRKLVLIFLALGVSIATFLSMLRIVIPAFQLWHILLPGYMIALVLSWIVPELFVGMAFDAGGVASGPMTATFVLSFAQGLAAATPGANVLIDGFGIIAAVALAPVISLQVLGLIFYLKQRKRNL
- a CDS encoding P-II family nitrogen regulator, giving the protein MTAFSLLTILVPHGQARKIIHEGRELGLIGATTLLAQGTVKSKLLDFLGINQIQKELILTMGEHRKLTAIMEELNRRHKVTRKNFGIAFIIPITYSNKHTNGAMLPETQKEIQAMKSAIFTIVDRGRANDVVDATIEAGARGGTILHARGSGANQTKLIFDIEIEPEKEIVLTIVDPEQVETVVAAIRSHSDIEKDGHGILFVLPITEAYGIK
- a CDS encoding type II toxin-antitoxin system Phd/YefM family antitoxin, coding for MMQIRPVSDLRNKFSEIENIVSANRSPVFLTKNGYGSMVVMSLDLYESLTHTIESQLNEADTQAASTNARLSHKEVFSHIRSQIKIS
- a CDS encoding type II toxin-antitoxin system RelE/ParE family toxin is translated as MGKYTLRYLPLAKQDLSEIVNYIQNNLENPIAAENTLSKIEAAILERLESPESFAVWQSKKQRPYPYRKINVGNYTVWYVVIDHIMEVRRILYSRRDEETLI